A stretch of the Porites lutea chromosome 12, jaPorLute2.1, whole genome shotgun sequence genome encodes the following:
- the LOC140953618 gene encoding uncharacterized protein has translation MSANKSRINRTCFGVLVCHDDKKFGGIIGMGKRYIDVFGNKSNPEQEEWLIFSTVYGELSSEKDLDTFTGFFISGSPLLPNEDLKWINDLKTFIRRAFQHPAKPRRIVGVCFGHQVIASALGGKVTSSPSKKFVLQSEKIKSKEHFRFQGHKAFRELFESHDSLRLLESHRDFVEILPAKALSLASSTTCEHEMVQFTENIFGIQAHPEFNVQDYKEVIIPGMLARGKIDQKGQRFCEETLNLPLDSVKVLAALKKFASKEDT, from the coding sequence ATGTCAGCAAACAAGTCTAGGATAAATCGCACTTGCTTCGGTGTGCTAGTTTGTCACGACGATAAAAAATTCGGTGGAATTATTGGTATGGGAAAACGATATATCGATGTATTTGGAAATAAGAGCAACCCTGAGCAAGAAGAATGGCTTATATTTTCCACAGTTTACGGCGAACTGTCGTCGGAAAAAGATTTAGATACTTTCACCGGTTTCTTCATTTCCGGAAGTCCTCTGCTTCCAAACGAAGACCTTAAGTGGATCAACGATTTGAAGACATTTATCCGAAGAGCTTTCCAACACCCTGCTAAGCCTCGTCGTATTGTTGGCGTCTGTTTTGGACATCAGGTTATCGCCTCGGCACTAGGGGGAAAAGTAACTTCCTCTCCGTCGAAGAAATTTGTTCTGCAAAGCGAGAAGATCAAATCTAAGGAACATTTTCGCTTTCAAGGCCACAAAGCTTTCAGAGAGCTTTTCGAGAGCCATGATTCTCTACGATTGCTTGAGTCTCATAGAGATTTTGTTGAAATCCTCCCTGCTAAAGCTCTAAGTTTGGCGAGCTCTACAACCTGCGAACATGAAATGGTTCAGTTCACGGAAAATATATTTGGAATTCAAGCTCATCCAGAATTTAATGTGCAAGATTACAAAGAAGTGATAATTCCTGGTATGTTGGCTAGAGGTAAAATTGACCAAAAAGGACAAAGATTTTGCGAAGAAACTCTTAATCTGCCATTGGATTCAGTAAAAGTTTTGGCTGCATTGAAGAAATTTGCGTCCAAAGAGGATACTTGA
- the LOC140921584 gene encoding uncharacterized protein, translating into MSANTLRLNVTHYGVLVCSDNEKFGGVLGVGKRYIDVFGNKRKSELEEWHIFSTIYGELPSKEDLDTFTGFYISGSARSSNEDSKWIEDLKTFIRTAAKHPSKPRVVGVCFGHQVIAEALGGSVTVNPSGKFVLQSEKIETVDQYNRLHRAFRDLLENCGSLRLLESHEDCVASLPAGAQSLASSATCQHEMIQFTENIFGIQAHPEFNVQDMVKALIPSKLAAGKIDKAGQKFCEETLSEPLDSAKVVAALKKFVGKEDDD; encoded by the coding sequence ATGTCAGCCAACACGTTGAGGTTAAACGTTACCCACTACGGTGTGCTAGTTTGCAGTGATAATGAAAAATTTGGTGGCGTTCTGGGTGTGGGAAAACGATACATCGATGTCTTCGGAAACAAGAGGAAGTCTGAGCTTGAAGAATGGCATATATTTTCCACGATTTACGGCGAGCTGCCTTCGAAAGAAGATTTAGATACTTTTACTGGCTTTTACATTTCGGGAAGTGCCCGATCGTCAAACGAAGATTCAAAGTGGATCGAGGATTTAAAAACGTTTATACGTACAGCGGCTAAACATCCCTCAAAGCCTCGCGTTGTGGGCGTTTGTTTTGGACATCAGGTTATTGCGGAAGCTCTTGGCGGCAGCGTTACTGTCAATCCATCCGGGAAATTTGTCCTGCAAAGTGAGAAGATCGAAACAGTCGACCAATACAATCGATTACACAGAGCTTTCAGAGATCTTCTCGAGAACTGTGGTTCTCTACGATTGCTTGAGTCCCATGAGGATTGTGTTGCATCCCTCCCCGCTGGGGCTCAAAGTTTGGCCAGCTCTGCAACCTGCCAACATGAAATGATTCAGTTTACGGAAAATATATTTGGTATTCAGGCTCACCCTGAATTTAACGTGCAAGACATGGTCAAGGCGTTAATTCCTAGTAAGTTAGCCGCAGGCAAAATCGATAAAGCAGGACAAAAATTTTGTGAAGAAACTCTCAGTGAACCATTGGATTCAGCGAAAGTTGTAGCTGCGTTAAAGAAATTTGTCGGCAAGGAAGATGatgattaa
- the LOC140921442 gene encoding uncharacterized protein translates to MSGNGKNPKRFAVLVCEDAEKWGGKDHIGQHFKTLFERQDDTEWRWFDVCAGELPSEEDLDKFDGFVFSGSHHSVNDDKDWIRRAENFVVSLSEKPTSRLVGICFGHQLIAKALGGVVSENPSGKFILQTEKVTATKESSVTSKLFENGPINVLESHSECVEELPPKAESLASSSTCKHEIVMFTENILGFQFHTEFTAEECEEKILPSLLSHNILTEKEGIKVQESLKIPVHSDQVNNAVRDFLHQ, encoded by the coding sequence ATGTCAGGTAATGGCAAGAATCCTAAACGTTTCGCAGTTTTAGTTTGCGAAGATGCAGAAAAATGGGGTGGAAAGGATCACATAGGACAGCATTTCAAGACCCTTTTTGAACGCCAAGATGACACTGAATGGCGTTGGTTTGACGTTTGTGCAGGGGAGCTGCCTTCTGAGGAAGATCTCGATAAATTTGACGGTTTTGTTTTCTCTGGAAGTCACCATTCTGTTAACGACGATAAAGATTGGATAAGAAGAgcagaaaatttcgtcgtttcGTTGTCCGAAAAACCTACTTCGCGCTTGGTTGGCATCTGTTTCGGGCATCAACTCATTGCTAAAGCCTTAGGTGGCGTTGTTAGCGAAAATCCGTCTGGAAAATTCATTTTACAGACCGAGAAGGTCACAGCCACAAAAGAAAGTTCCGTGACATCGAAATTGTTCGAGAACGGGCCGATAAATGTCTTGGAATCGCACAGCGAATGCGTGGAAGAACTTCCCCCAAAGGCAGAAAGTTTAGCAAGCTCGAGTACTTGTAAACACGAGATTGTTATGTTTACTGAAAACATTTTGGGATTTCAGTTTCATACGGAATTTACGGCAGAGGAGTGCGAGGAAAAAATCCTCCCCAGTTTATTGAGTCATAACATTTTGACGGAGAAAGAGGGAATTAAAGTTCAGGAGTCATTGAAGATTCCCGTCCATTCTGATCAAGTGAACAATGCGGTGCGTGATTTTCTCCATCAGTAA